From the Streptomyces nigrescens genome, one window contains:
- a CDS encoding primosomal protein N', protein MSRENGRPEAGASDAGEQLALIREAVRETKAERAKPRTWRGAELAAELPVARVLVDKGLVHLDRYFDYAVPAAMDHEAQPGVRVRVRFGAGEKGGRREGGKLVSGFIVERVAESEYRGVLAPIAQVLSSERVLTPELLGLCRSVADRYAGTLADVVQLAVPPRRARAEAKPSPAPLPPNSPPEPGSWERYGAGAGFLAALTRGDAPRAVWTALPGATWPQELARAVAAALAGGRGALVVVPDGRAAARVDAALGELVGADRHVLLTADAGPEERYRRWLAVSRGAVRAVVGTRAAMFAPVADLGLVALWDDGDASHSDPHAPQPHAREVLIQRSVHERAGFLLGGLSCTVEAAQLVETGWARPLTAEREQVRAAAPLVRTVSDGDEARDAAARAARLPTMAWQVVREGLQRGPVLIQVPRRGYAPRLACERCRTPARCRACAGPLESQDAGELCCAWCGRPEPDWHCSECGGARLRAQIVGARRTAEELGRVFPAVPVRTSGRDHVLATVPGAPALVVSTPGAEPVAEGGGYAAALLLDGWALLGRPDLRAGEEALRRWLGAAALVRGQAEGGTVAVIAEPTLRPVQALVRWDPVGHAVRELAERAELGFPPVSRMASVAGRVEDVTELLRSAELPAGAEVLGPVPLPVPDPARPRRPGDPPPGEQWERALVRVRPGQGAALAAALKAARAARLVKREGEAVRVRIDPPDLG, encoded by the coding sequence GTGAGCAGGGAGAACGGGCGACCGGAGGCGGGGGCGTCGGATGCGGGCGAGCAGTTGGCCCTCATCCGGGAGGCCGTGCGGGAGACCAAGGCCGAGCGGGCGAAACCGCGGACCTGGCGGGGGGCCGAGCTGGCCGCCGAGCTGCCGGTGGCGCGGGTGCTGGTCGACAAGGGGCTGGTGCACCTCGACCGGTATTTCGACTACGCGGTCCCGGCGGCGATGGATCACGAGGCGCAGCCCGGGGTGCGGGTCCGGGTGCGCTTCGGGGCGGGGGAGAAGGGCGGCCGGCGCGAGGGCGGCAAGCTGGTCAGCGGGTTCATCGTGGAGCGGGTCGCCGAGAGCGAGTACCGAGGGGTGCTCGCCCCGATCGCGCAGGTGCTGTCCTCCGAGCGGGTGCTGACGCCCGAGCTGCTGGGGCTGTGCCGGTCGGTCGCGGACCGCTATGCCGGGACGCTCGCCGATGTGGTGCAGCTGGCGGTGCCCCCACGACGGGCGCGCGCGGAGGCCAAGCCGTCGCCCGCCCCCTTGCCGCCGAACTCGCCACCGGAACCGGGAAGTTGGGAGCGCTATGGCGCGGGCGCCGGATTTCTGGCGGCGCTGACCAGGGGAGACGCGCCGCGGGCGGTGTGGACGGCGCTGCCCGGGGCGACCTGGCCGCAGGAGCTGGCGCGGGCGGTGGCCGCGGCGCTGGCGGGCGGGCGTGGTGCGCTGGTGGTGGTGCCGGACGGGCGGGCCGCGGCCCGGGTGGACGCGGCGCTCGGCGAGCTGGTCGGAGCGGACCGGCATGTGCTGCTGACCGCCGACGCCGGGCCCGAGGAGCGCTATCGCCGCTGGCTGGCGGTCAGCCGTGGCGCGGTGCGCGCCGTGGTGGGGACCCGGGCGGCGATGTTCGCACCGGTCGCCGATCTGGGCCTGGTCGCCCTCTGGGACGACGGGGACGCCAGCCACAGCGATCCGCATGCCCCGCAGCCGCATGCCCGTGAGGTCCTCATCCAGCGGTCGGTCCATGAGCGCGCAGGATTCCTGCTCGGCGGGCTGAGCTGCACGGTCGAGGCGGCCCAGCTGGTCGAGACGGGCTGGGCCCGCCCGCTGACCGCCGAGCGCGAACAGGTGCGGGCCGCGGCGCCTCTGGTGCGTACGGTCAGCGACGGTGACGAAGCCCGGGACGCCGCCGCGCGCGCCGCCCGGCTGCCGACGATGGCCTGGCAGGTGGTGCGGGAGGGCCTCCAGCGCGGACCGGTGCTCATCCAGGTTCCGCGCCGCGGATATGCGCCCCGGCTGGCGTGCGAACGGTGCCGTACCCCCGCGCGCTGCCGGGCCTGCGCGGGCCCGCTGGAGTCGCAGGACGCCGGTGAGCTGTGCTGCGCATGGTGCGGCCGGCCGGAGCCGGACTGGCACTGTTCCGAGTGCGGCGGTGCCCGGCTGCGGGCCCAGATCGTGGGCGCGCGGCGGACGGCGGAGGAGCTGGGCCGGGTGTTCCCGGCGGTTCCTGTGCGGACCTCGGGGCGGGATCATGTGCTGGCCACGGTGCCGGGAGCCCCGGCGCTCGTGGTGAGTACACCCGGCGCGGAGCCGGTGGCCGAGGGCGGCGGGTATGCGGCCGCGCTGCTGCTGGACGGCTGGGCGCTGCTGGGGCGGCCGGATCTGCGGGCGGGGGAGGAGGCGCTGCGCCGCTGGCTGGGCGCCGCCGCGCTGGTCCGCGGCCAGGCGGAGGGCGGCACTGTCGCGGTGATCGCGGAGCCGACGCTGCGGCCGGTGCAGGCGCTGGTGCGCTGGGACCCGGTCGGCCATGCGGTCCGTGAACTGGCCGAGCGGGCCGAGCTGGGCTTCCCTCCGGTGTCCCGGATGGCCTCCGTGGCCGGCCGCGTCGAGGACGTCACCGAGCTGCTGAGATCCGCCGAACTCCCCGCGGGAGCCGAGGTGTTGGGCCCCGTACCGCTGCCGGTTCCGGACCCCGCGCGCCCGCGCCGGCCGGGCGATCCGCCGCCGGGCGAGCAGTGGGAGCGCGCGCTGGTCCGGGTCCGCCCCGGCCAGGGCGCGGCCCTCGCCGCCGCGCTCAAGGCCGCCCGCGCGGCCCGGTTGGTCAAGCGGGAGGGCGAGGCCGTACGGGTCCGGATCGATCCGCCCGATCTGGGGTGA
- the fmt gene encoding methionyl-tRNA formyltransferase, producing the protein MRLVFAGTPEVAVPALDALIASDRHEVVAVVTRPDAPAGRGRKLVASPVAERAEEAGIEVLKPAKPRDEDFLARLREIAPDCCPVVAYGALLPKAALDIPAKGWVNLHFSLLPAWRGAAPVQHAVLAGDEVTGASTFQIETGLDSGPVFGVLTEEVRPTDTSGDLLTRLAFAGSGLLVATMDGVEDGTLQAVPQPAEGVTLAPKIEVEDAKVDWAAPALRVDRVIRGCAPAPGAWTVFRGERLKLMSAVSAADHAELDLAPGALAVTKKAVYVGTGSHPVELIWVQPQGKKPMKAADWARGVRIEGGEQLGD; encoded by the coding sequence ATGAGGCTTGTCTTCGCCGGCACCCCCGAGGTCGCCGTACCCGCCCTCGATGCCCTGATCGCCTCGGACCGGCACGAGGTCGTGGCCGTGGTGACCCGGCCCGACGCCCCCGCCGGCCGCGGCCGGAAGCTGGTCGCCAGCCCCGTCGCGGAGCGTGCGGAGGAGGCGGGCATCGAGGTGCTCAAACCCGCCAAGCCGCGCGACGAGGACTTTCTGGCCCGGCTCCGGGAGATCGCGCCGGACTGCTGCCCGGTGGTCGCCTACGGGGCGCTGCTGCCGAAGGCCGCGCTCGACATTCCCGCGAAGGGGTGGGTCAATCTGCACTTCTCGCTGCTGCCCGCCTGGCGGGGCGCGGCCCCCGTGCAGCATGCGGTGCTCGCGGGCGACGAGGTGACCGGTGCCTCGACCTTCCAGATCGAGACCGGCCTGGACTCCGGCCCGGTCTTCGGGGTGCTGACCGAGGAGGTCCGGCCGACGGACACCAGCGGCGATCTGCTCACCCGGCTGGCGTTCGCCGGTTCCGGGCTGCTGGTGGCGACGATGGACGGCGTCGAGGACGGCACGCTGCAGGCGGTGCCGCAGCCTGCCGAGGGTGTCACGCTGGCCCCGAAGATCGAGGTCGAGGACGCGAAGGTGGACTGGGCGGCGCCCGCGCTCCGCGTCGACCGGGTGATCCGCGGCTGCGCGCCCGCGCCCGGCGCCTGGACGGTCTTCCGCGGCGAGCGCCTCAAGCTGATGTCGGCCGTCTCCGCCGCGGACCACGCGGAGTTGGACCTGGCGCCAGGCGCACTCGCCGTCACGAAGAAGGCGGTGTACGTGGGTACCGGCAGTCACCCCGTGGAACTCATCTGGGTCCAGCCGCAGGGCAAGAAGCCGATGAAGGCGGCGGACTGGGCACGCGGAGTGCGTATCGAGGGCGGGGAGCAGCTGGGGGACTGA
- a CDS encoding RsmB/NOP family class I SAM-dependent RNA methyltransferase gives MSQQPRRRPSKPYRRPQKDPVRILAFEALRAVDERDAYANLVLPPLLRKAREGGDFDARDAALATELVYGSLRRQGTYDAIIAQCVDRPLREVDPPVLDVLTLGAHQLLGTRIPTHAAVSASVELARVVLGDGRAKFVNAVLRKIAAHDLDGWLERVAPEYDEDPEDHLGIVHAHPRWIVSALWDALGGGRAGIEDLLEADNERPEVTLVARPGRSTAEELLAVVGEESALPGRWSPYAVRLAEGGEPGALDPVREGRAGVQDEGSQLVALALANAPVEGSDRAWLDGCAGPGGKAALLAALAAQRGAALLASEKQPHRARLVARALEGNPGPYAVIAADGTRPAWRPGAFDRVLVDVPCTGLGALRRRPEARWRRRPEDLDGFAPLQRELLRQALAAVRVGGVVGYATCSPHPAETRAVVDDVLKGRGGEPVEVEWIDARPLMPGVPALGDGPDVQLWPHLHGTDAMYLALLRRTA, from the coding sequence GTGAGTCAGCAGCCGCGCCGTCGCCCCAGCAAGCCCTATCGCCGCCCGCAGAAGGACCCGGTCAGGATCCTCGCGTTCGAGGCGCTGCGGGCCGTCGACGAGCGCGACGCCTACGCGAATCTGGTCCTGCCGCCCTTGCTGCGCAAGGCGCGTGAGGGCGGCGACTTCGACGCCCGGGACGCGGCGCTGGCGACGGAGCTGGTCTACGGATCGCTGCGGCGGCAGGGGACGTATGACGCGATCATCGCGCAGTGCGTGGACCGGCCGCTGCGGGAGGTGGACCCACCGGTCCTGGACGTGCTGACCCTCGGGGCGCACCAGCTGCTCGGTACCCGTATCCCGACGCATGCCGCGGTGAGCGCCAGCGTCGAGCTGGCGCGGGTGGTGCTGGGCGACGGCCGGGCGAAGTTCGTCAACGCGGTACTGCGCAAGATCGCGGCCCATGATCTGGACGGCTGGCTGGAGCGGGTCGCCCCGGAGTACGACGAGGACCCCGAGGACCACCTCGGCATCGTGCATGCGCACCCCCGCTGGATCGTCTCGGCCCTCTGGGACGCGCTCGGCGGCGGCCGGGCCGGCATCGAGGACCTGCTGGAGGCGGACAACGAACGCCCCGAGGTGACGTTGGTGGCCCGGCCCGGCCGCTCCACCGCCGAGGAGCTGCTGGCGGTGGTGGGCGAGGAGAGCGCGCTCCCCGGGCGCTGGTCCCCGTACGCGGTGCGGCTCGCGGAAGGCGGTGAGCCCGGCGCACTGGACCCGGTCCGTGAGGGGCGCGCCGGGGTGCAGGACGAGGGCAGCCAGCTCGTCGCCCTGGCGCTGGCGAACGCTCCCGTCGAGGGCTCCGACCGCGCCTGGCTCGACGGCTGTGCCGGCCCCGGCGGCAAGGCGGCGCTGCTGGCGGCGCTCGCCGCGCAGCGGGGCGCCGCCCTGCTGGCGTCGGAGAAGCAGCCGCACCGCGCACGTCTCGTGGCCCGGGCCCTGGAGGGCAACCCCGGCCCGTACGCGGTCATCGCGGCCGACGGCACCCGCCCCGCCTGGCGGCCCGGCGCCTTCGACCGGGTCCTGGTGGACGTTCCGTGCACCGGTCTGGGCGCACTGCGCCGCCGGCCGGAGGCACGCTGGCGGCGCCGCCCGGAGGACCTGGACGGTTTCGCCCCGCTCCAGCGCGAACTGCTGCGGCAGGCGCTCGCGGCGGTGCGGGTCGGCGGCGTCGTCGGCTATGCGACCTGCTCACCGCACCCCGCCGAGACCCGGGCCGTGGTGGACGACGTCCTCAAGGGCCGGGGCGGCGAGCCGGTCGAGGTGGAGTGGATCGACGCCCGCCCCCTGATGCCCGGCGTCCCGGCCCTCGGCGACGGCCCGGACGTCCAGCTGTGGCCACATCTGCACGGCACGGACGCGATGTACCTGGCCCTGCTGCGCCGGACGGCCTGA
- the rpe gene encoding ribulose-phosphate 3-epimerase — MALINPSILSADFARLAEEAKAVEGADWLHVDVMDNHFVPNLTLGVPVVESLSKATDTPLDLHLMIEDPDRWAPQYIEAGAGSVTFHVEAAAAPVRLAREIRAKGARASMALKPATPIEPYEDLLPELDMLLIMTVEPGFGGQAFLDIMLPKIRRTRELISRHGLELALQVDGGVSAETIERCAEAGADVFVAGSAVYGADDPAKAVRDLREKAETATAAAGWGCAH; from the coding sequence ATGGCCTTGATCAACCCCAGCATCCTGTCCGCAGACTTCGCCCGGCTCGCCGAGGAGGCGAAGGCCGTGGAGGGCGCCGACTGGCTGCACGTCGACGTCATGGACAACCACTTCGTCCCGAACCTCACCCTCGGTGTGCCGGTCGTCGAGTCGCTGAGCAAGGCGACGGACACCCCGCTCGATCTGCATCTGATGATCGAGGACCCGGACCGCTGGGCACCCCAGTACATCGAGGCCGGGGCCGGGTCCGTGACCTTCCATGTGGAGGCGGCGGCCGCGCCGGTGCGGCTGGCGCGGGAGATCCGGGCCAAGGGGGCGCGGGCGTCGATGGCGCTGAAGCCGGCCACACCGATCGAGCCGTACGAGGATCTGCTGCCCGAGCTCGACATGCTGCTGATCATGACCGTGGAGCCGGGCTTCGGCGGCCAGGCGTTCCTGGACATCATGCTGCCGAAGATCCGCCGTACTCGTGAGCTGATCTCCCGGCACGGTCTGGAGCTGGCGCTCCAGGTGGACGGCGGGGTCTCGGCGGAGACCATCGAGCGGTGCGCGGAGGCGGGCGCCGATGTGTTCGTGGCCGGCTCCGCGGTGTACGGCGCGGACGATCCGGCCAAGGCGGTCCGGGACCTGCGCGAAAAGGCCGAGACGGCGACCGCGGCGGCGGGCTGGGGCTGCGCGCACTGA
- a CDS encoding sugar-binding transcriptional regulator: MGPAELVQAAAMARRFYLEGKSKIQIAEEFGVSRFKVARVLETALERDLVRIEIRVPSELDAERSDALRARYGLRHAVVVESPADAPPAFGGQTPPEDAADPENLGEVAADLLGELVAEGDVLGLAWGRSTIHMAAALHRLPPCTVVQLTGVYDAGTADRGSVEAVRRAADVAGGEAHPIYAPMLLPDSATAEALRRQTGIARAFDYFDKVTVACVSIGSWEPGVSTVYDMLTEQEREHYASLGAAAEMSAHLFDAEGRRIGRDLGERCITVEADRLRRIPEVVAIAGGRRKAAAIGAVLRSGLVTSLVTDTAAADHLLLETGPGPRPALDRADPDGA; this comes from the coding sequence ATGGGCCCTGCCGAGCTGGTGCAGGCCGCGGCCATGGCCCGCCGTTTCTATCTTGAGGGCAAGTCGAAGATTCAGATCGCGGAGGAATTCGGCGTCAGCCGGTTCAAGGTCGCACGGGTGCTGGAGACGGCGCTGGAGCGTGATCTCGTACGGATCGAGATCCGGGTGCCCTCCGAGCTGGACGCCGAACGCTCCGACGCCCTGCGGGCCCGCTACGGCCTGCGGCACGCGGTGGTCGTCGAGTCGCCCGCCGATGCTCCCCCCGCCTTCGGCGGCCAGACCCCGCCCGAGGACGCCGCCGACCCGGAGAACCTCGGCGAGGTCGCGGCCGACCTGCTGGGCGAGCTCGTCGCCGAGGGCGATGTGCTGGGGCTGGCCTGGGGCCGCTCGACCATCCATATGGCCGCCGCGCTGCACCGCCTCCCGCCGTGCACCGTCGTGCAGTTGACCGGTGTCTACGACGCGGGGACCGCCGACCGCGGCTCCGTCGAGGCGGTGCGCCGCGCGGCCGACGTCGCCGGGGGCGAGGCCCACCCGATCTACGCGCCGATGCTGCTGCCCGACTCGGCGACGGCCGAGGCGCTGCGCCGGCAGACCGGCATTGCCCGCGCCTTCGACTACTTCGACAAGGTCACCGTCGCCTGTGTCTCCATCGGCTCCTGGGAGCCGGGCGTCTCGACCGTCTACGACATGCTGACGGAGCAGGAGCGGGAGCACTACGCCTCGCTGGGTGCCGCCGCCGAGATGTCGGCGCACCTCTTCGACGCCGAGGGGCGGCGGATCGGCCGGGACCTCGGCGAGCGGTGCATCACGGTCGAGGCGGACCGGCTGCGCCGGATCCCGGAGGTCGTCGCCATCGCGGGCGGCCGGCGCAAGGCCGCCGCGATCGGTGCGGTGCTGCGCTCCGGGCTGGTGACGAGCCTGGTCACGGACACCGCGGCGGCCGACCATCTGCTGCTGGAGACCGGCCCCGGGCCGCGCCCCGCACTCGACCGGGCGGACCCTGACGGGGCGTGA
- a CDS encoding ribonuclease domain-containing protein has translation MVIRFSPRRAAAVVGALLAGLLLVLTGCSTGGGDNGSSQGAPRSTATAVGGTPSASGLPDWVQGMPAVPVGALPSQARDTLRLIDAGGPFPYAQDGTVFGNRERLLPRHPRGYYHEYTVPTPGSPDRGARRLVTGEGHETYYTDDHYRSFKAVLR, from the coding sequence ATGGTGATCCGCTTCTCCCCGCGCCGCGCCGCCGCCGTCGTCGGCGCGCTGCTCGCCGGGCTGCTCCTGGTGCTGACCGGGTGTTCCACGGGCGGTGGTGACAACGGGAGTTCGCAGGGCGCGCCACGGTCCACCGCCACGGCCGTGGGCGGTACGCCGAGCGCCTCCGGCCTTCCGGACTGGGTGCAGGGCATGCCGGCCGTTCCGGTCGGCGCGCTGCCCTCCCAGGCACGGGACACCCTGCGCCTCATCGATGCCGGCGGACCCTTCCCGTACGCCCAGGACGGAACGGTCTTCGGCAACCGCGAGCGACTGCTGCCCCGTCACCCGCGCGGCTACTACCACGAGTACACGGTCCCCACGCCCGGCTCACCGGACCGCGGTGCCCGCCGGCTCGTCACCGGCGAAGGCCATGAGACCTACTACACCGACGATCACTACCGGTCCTTCAAGGCGGTGCTCCGATGA
- a CDS encoding barstar family protein: protein MTAPVPRPLAAVLDGSTPPGVLPWPAERAVADALAAGRDAGWTGTSLDLDGVADKAAFMERCVRALRLPDWFGRNWDALADCLTDLSWCPADRGRLLVVTGWQGYAAAAPDEWSIVEGVLADAVGYWRDTDTGLAVIMARGRARQGA, encoded by the coding sequence ATGACGGCTCCCGTGCCCCGGCCGCTCGCGGCGGTGCTCGACGGCAGCACGCCCCCGGGAGTGCTGCCCTGGCCCGCGGAGCGCGCGGTGGCGGATGCGCTGGCCGCCGGGCGGGACGCCGGCTGGACCGGTACGTCCCTGGATCTCGACGGGGTCGCGGACAAGGCCGCCTTCATGGAGCGGTGCGTCCGCGCGCTGCGGCTGCCGGACTGGTTCGGCCGCAACTGGGACGCGCTCGCCGACTGCCTCACCGATCTGTCCTGGTGCCCCGCCGACCGCGGCCGGCTGCTCGTGGTGACGGGCTGGCAGGGCTATGCGGCCGCGGCGCCCGATGAGTGGAGCATCGTCGAGGGTGTGCTGGCGGATGCGGTGGGTTACTGGCGTGACACGGACACCGGCCTGGCCGTGATCATGGCCAGGGGGCGGGCCCGGCAGGGCGCCTAG
- a CDS encoding GuaB1 family IMP dehydrogenase-related protein has protein sequence MRFLNPKNGALEESSSVPYDLTYDDVFMVPGRSAVGSRQGVDLSSHDGTGTTIPLVVANMTAIAGRRMAETVARRGGLVVIPQDIPLDVVTDVVTWIKRRHLVLDTPIVLSPVATVADALSLLPKRAHGAGIVVEGGRPVGVVTEHDLAGVDRFTQVAEVMTKDLLVLDADIDPREAFNRLDAANRKLAPAVDADGMLVGILTRKGALRATLYTPATDADGKLRIAAAVGINGDVAGHAKALLAAGVDTLVVDTAHGHQESMISAIKAVRALDPQVPIVAGNIVSADGVRDLIEAGADIIKVGVGPGAMCTTRMMTGVGRPQFSAVLECAAEAKKFGKHVWADGGIRHPRDVAMALAAGASNVMIGSWFAGTLESPGDLQHTADGRPYKESFGMASARAVRNRTSDESAYDRARKGLFEEGISTSRMFVDQARPGVEDLIDSIIAGVRSSCTYAGAASLAEFAEKAVVGVQSAAGYAEGKPLHDSWN, from the coding sequence ATGCGATTCCTGAACCCGAAGAACGGCGCGCTCGAAGAGAGTTCTTCGGTGCCCTACGACCTGACCTACGACGATGTGTTCATGGTGCCCGGCCGGTCCGCCGTCGGCTCCCGCCAGGGCGTGGACCTGTCCTCGCACGACGGGACCGGGACCACCATCCCGCTCGTGGTCGCCAACATGACGGCGATCGCCGGCCGCCGGATGGCCGAGACCGTCGCCCGCCGTGGTGGCCTGGTCGTCATTCCGCAGGACATCCCGCTCGATGTCGTCACCGACGTCGTGACCTGGATCAAGCGCCGTCATCTGGTACTGGACACACCGATCGTGCTGTCCCCGGTCGCGACCGTGGCCGACGCCCTGTCGCTGCTGCCCAAGCGGGCGCACGGCGCGGGCATCGTCGTCGAGGGCGGCCGCCCGGTCGGGGTCGTCACCGAGCACGACCTGGCCGGGGTGGACCGCTTCACCCAGGTGGCCGAGGTCATGACCAAGGACCTGCTGGTCCTGGACGCGGACATCGACCCGCGGGAGGCCTTCAACCGCCTCGACGCCGCCAACCGCAAGCTCGCGCCCGCGGTCGACGCGGACGGCATGCTGGTCGGCATCCTCACCCGTAAGGGCGCCCTCCGCGCCACCCTGTACACCCCCGCCACGGACGCCGACGGCAAGCTGCGGATCGCGGCCGCCGTCGGCATCAACGGCGATGTGGCAGGCCACGCCAAGGCCCTGCTGGCCGCCGGTGTGGACACGCTCGTCGTGGACACCGCGCACGGCCACCAGGAGTCCATGATCAGCGCGATCAAGGCGGTCCGGGCGCTGGACCCGCAGGTCCCGATCGTGGCGGGCAACATCGTCTCCGCCGACGGCGTCCGCGATCTGATCGAGGCCGGCGCGGACATCATCAAGGTTGGCGTCGGACCGGGCGCGATGTGCACCACCCGGATGATGACCGGCGTCGGCCGGCCGCAGTTCTCCGCGGTGCTGGAGTGCGCCGCCGAGGCCAAGAAGTTCGGCAAGCACGTCTGGGCCGACGGTGGCATCCGGCACCCCCGCGATGTCGCCATGGCGCTGGCCGCGGGCGCGTCCAACGTCATGATCGGCTCCTGGTTCGCCGGCACCCTCGAATCGCCCGGTGACCTCCAGCACACCGCTGACGGCCGGCCGTACAAGGAGAGCTTCGGTATGGCCTCCGCCCGTGCGGTGCGCAACCGCACGAGCGACGAGTCGGCCTACGACCGGGCCCGCAAGGGGCTCTTCGAGGAGGGCATCTCCACCTCGCGGATGTTCGTCGACCAGGCGCGCCCCGGTGTCGAGGACCTGATCGACTCGATCATCGCGGGCGTCCGCAGCTCCTGCACCTACGCGGGCGCGGCCTCCCTGGCGGAGTTCGCCGAGAAGGCCGTCGTCGGGGTGCAGAGCGCCGCCGGCTACGCCGAGGGCAAGCCGCTGCACGACAGCTGGAACTGA